In Haematobia irritans isolate KBUSLIRL chromosome 1, ASM5000362v1, whole genome shotgun sequence, a genomic segment contains:
- the LOC142222175 gene encoding chymotrypsin-1-like encodes MQILRSVLFSVVIVLAITLTKINGKRIQTFDGIVRSDNRIVGGSFAEEGLAPYQVSLQNFWGHFCGGAIVDERWVLTAAHCVASKDMEDIMVMTGSQTLEVPGKFYYVDKVHVHCNYDNPSMHNDIALLHLNSSIVMNEKTQAVPLPTKPMEDGDEVLLTGWGSEELWGDSPDRLKKVYLKYVAHERCKKDMDDNPNLDVGHICTFTKVGEGSCHGDSGGPLVSNGVLVGLVNWGYPCAVGYPDAHASPFFFLDWIRTKMSGTSKC; translated from the coding sequence ATGCAGATCTTACGAAGTGTTTTATTTTCTGTGGTGATAGTGCTGGCGATTACTTTAACAAAAATCAATGGCAAACGTATTCAAACTTTTGATGGAATTGTAAGGAGTGATAATCGAATTGTTGGTGGCTCATTTGCCGAAGAGGGTCTGGCACCGTATCAGGTGTCTTTGCAAAACTTTTGGGGTCATTTTTGTGGTGGAGCCATTGTAGACGAACGATGGGTATTAACGGCCGCCCATTGTGTCGCGTCCAAGGATATGGAGGATATTATGGTAATGACTGGAAGTCAAACACTTGAGGTACCTGGTAAATTCTATTATGTGGATAAGGTCCATGTCCATTGTAACTATGACAATCCCAGTATGCACAATGATATAGCGTTGCTGCATTTGAACTCGAGCATTGTAATGAATGAGAAAACTCAAGCTGTTCCCTTACCCACAAAACCCATGGAAGATGGTGATGAAGTTCTACTCACTGGTTGGGGTTCTGAGGAATTGTGGGGTGATTCACCCGATCGTTTGAAGAAAGTCTATTTGAAATATGTGGCCCATGAACGGTGTAAAAAGGATATGGATGATAATCCCAATTTAGATGTGGGCCACATTTGCACTTTCACTAAAGTTGGAGAGGGTTCTTGCCATGGTGATTCGGGTGGTCCATTGGTTAGCAATGGTGTTCTAGTGGGTTTAGTCAACTGGGGTTATCCCTGTGCAGTGGGTTATCCCGATGCCCATGCTAGTCCTTTCTTCTTTTTGGATTGGATTCGAACGAAAATGAGTGGTACCAGTAAAtgttag
- the LOC142222185 gene encoding chymotrypsin-2-like yields MKNSFVVFLVLLGLTSSQAVRLISNHSQITKGSQGRIVGGEVAEIGFAKYQISLQGMYGGHMCGGAIIGDYWVLTAAHCVDGYNPSFLRVITGTNIYFQPGAVHEVEEFWIHCNYDNPWYHNDIAILRLTEPIVFNDLTQPIPLPVTPLKDGDEVILTGWGDTVLWGDTPDNLHKLYTKFVTYEECKEIYAGAEMLDVGHICTYTRVGEGSCHGDSGGPLISNGHLVGLVNWGMPCATGTPDAHASVYYYRDWIKKVMSENCRSCQCSGSNYPTAKKQNKPENVYKL; encoded by the coding sequence ATGAAAAATTCATTCGTTGTATTTTTGGTCCTGTTGGGACTCACGTCTAGTCAAGCTGTACGCTTGATTAGTAATCATAGCCAGATTACTAAGGGATCCCAAGGCCGTATTGTGGGTGGCGAAGTAGCTGAGATCGGTTTTGCCAAATATCAAATTTCATTGCAAGGCATGTATGGAGGTCACATGTGTGGTGGAGCCATTATAGGCGATTATTGGGTCTTAACCGCTGCCCATTGTGTCGATGGGTATAATCCTTCATTTTTGAGGGTGATAACTGGTACCAATATATACTTTCAACCTGGAGCCGTTCACGAAGTTGAAGAATTCTGGATACACTGTAACTATGATAATccttggtatcacaatgatatTGCCATATTGCGTTTGACCGAACCGATAGTCTTCAATGATTTGACCCAACCCATTCCCTTGCCGGTCACACCATTGAAAGATGGCGATGAAGTCATTTTAACCGGCTGGGGTGACACTGTATTGTGGGGCGATACTCCGGATAATCTCCATAAACtctatacgaaatttgtcaCCTATGAGGAATGCAAAGAAATTTATGCTGGTGCTGAAATGTTGGacgttggccatatttgtacatACACTCGTGTTGGAGAAGGTTCATGCCATGGTGATTCTGGTGGCCCTTTGATAAGTAATGGTCATTTGGTGGGTCTTGTCAACTGGGGTATGCCTTGTGCCACAGGAACCCCTGATGCCCATGCCAGTGTTTATTATTATCGTGATTGGATCAAGAAGGTGATGAGTGAGAATTGTCGCTCGTGTCAATGCAGTGGTAGCAATTATCCCACGGCCAAGAAACAGAATAAACcagaaaatgtatataaattgtaa